From the Ovis aries strain OAR_USU_Benz2616 breed Rambouillet chromosome 10, ARS-UI_Ramb_v3.0, whole genome shotgun sequence genome, the window CAGAAGAGAAAGTCCAAGAAGCCACACAGCCTCAATCACGATTGTGGCTCTTAATAAGAACAGGGTAAAAGTTTTATagttagaatatttttttcattttcattggtatgtgtggaaaaaagggaattgTACAGTAAGGGATTCATTTATAAATGCATACTTTGTGATGGTTCCTCATTAAAGGACCTGCATTTCAAGGCAGGCACATACTTTTATCAGCACACACAAAGCTCAAGGGTTTCAATTTAATTCATCTCTCCACTAATAAAACCTTCCaagctcatctgtaaaatagttgCACTAAACGAGAGATGCCCAAGAGTTGGAAATACAGATGTAGAGCTTCAGAGAAAGTGAGCTCTGAAATTGTCTCGAGTTTATTAGAGACGGCTGAAGATAAATCTAGTGGATCTCACATTTGAGAATACTGCTCAATCATCCAGGGAGCTTGTTTCAAGTGCCAGGCCCCACCCCTAGAATTTCTGACTCAGTAGCTCTGGGGTAggtctgcatttttaacaagttcctaGATGTGGATGTCGCCTCTGGGGCACCATACTTGGAAGAACCACTGCTCCTAGAAAGAACTTAGGAGGGACAGATGTGGAACCTCAAGGAAGATCCAAAATAAAGTGGCCGAGGGAGTTAGACAGGCAGGGAACTTGGTGAAAGGATGATGGCAgaagggccttcccaggtggcatcgtgggaaaggacccacctgccaatgcagaagatacacaCATGCATGACGGCTGAAgcctttgaaaggaaaaaaacttccTGGCTCTGACAAATACTAGGGAGATGAAGCCAAATTGGAAAACTCTCCAGATTTAATTAGCAGGTGTTTGGTGACCTTTAAGAGTATTTCATTAGAGTGGTGTAGGTGGAAGCCAGATTTGAGTGGGAGACTGGGAGTTGAAGCTACAAAAGAAATGAGACACAGAAGCTGTTTGTTTCATTTGGGGCTCTCAGCAGTCCATAAGCTGAAATGAAGGCAGCAGCAGTGGAAAGGGTCAACGAACAAGAGAAACCAAGAATAATTGGTAAAAACAAGGGCCCTGTGTCAATGCACCTCTCGAAGCCTTATTTTGCCTTGATTTAAATAGGATTTCTGATTGGACTCCTTCTCCTAGGTTGTAACCTCCTTACGGGTGTTTAACCTCCTTTCAGGGTCAAGTAGGGGAGGTGACAGTAACCATCTCCTGACTTACTGAATCTGACTTTGGCTGGAAGTGGTACAAGATGAGGTCAGAAAGGGAGGTAGAGGCCAGATGATACAGGGCTTTGAATGTGAGAATAAAGGTCAGAAAGACAGGAAGGTCCAGCAGAGATGGCAGTGGAGGCAAAAGGAAACCAGGTAAGTGGTCCAGAAGCTAACGAAAGCCAAATTCAGTAATGCAACATTTTCTCCCACCAGATTAGCGAGGACTAAAttacaatggggcttccctggtggctcagacggtaaagaatctgcctgcaatgctggagacctgggtttgattcctgggtcaggaagatcccctggagaaggaaatggcaacccagtccagtattctgccctggaaaatccccgcggacagaggagcctggcaggctatagtccatggggtcagagtctgacacaactgagcgactaagcagtgACAAATTAGCAACAACTGGGGAGTGAGAAGACAAGCATTTCACTCACTCAGTGGGCAGACTGGTACTACCCTTTAGGAAAGCAATCAGTATCAAGAATCTGAAATTCAGTACTGTGGCTGAGGATGCCGATTCAGTGTCTCACCATTGACAGCAATTTATAAAACTGCTGTACTGCACACCAGACAGAGGAGTTCCCATTTCCTGGTGACCTCCCCTGAGTGGCCAGTCCCATCTGCAGCCCTTTCTCCGGTCTAGCCTCAGCAGCCCTCCAGCACTGAGGTGTCCTATGATCCTCCATTTCCTTTTTGACAAGTCAAATTACACTTCATTTAGTGAGTTAGTGGAATCACTCAAAGCACACAAAGGACTTCTAGAAAATCCTTTGGTCCAGTCTGTCGGACTTGCAGACaatcctcattttacaggagCAACACAAAACAAGGTTAACATGACTTGCTGGAGCATAAACAAAGGTTTGAAATAGCCTGATGTTTCCACGTTACATGAAATACTTAATAACCCCAATTACTCCTGAGCAACATGGTTGGTTAGCCCTCAAAACTCAGAAACACTGTAGGTTATAAGTCACTATAGTCAATAAATGCTCTTCAATGAGAAAAGCACTGCCTTTTAAAACAAGTAGACATCTCCTTTAGGTTGATTTTCCTGTAGTTTATAAAGTccacaggaaaataaaaccacCTAAAGTATgtctacttcaaaaaaaaaaaaaaaaagaaaaaagcagtgcTTTTCTCATCCAAGAGCATTTATCCAGGACTTATGtgccaggggcttccctcatagctcagttggtaaagaatccacctgcaatgcaggagatcctggttcctGGGTTGGCatgatcagctggagaagggataggctacccactccagtattcttgggcttccctggtggctcagctggtaaaggaagtgaaagtcgttcagcaGTGtcacactctttgcaaccccatggactacacaatccatggaattctccaggccagaatacttaagctggtagcttttcctttctccacaggatcttcccaacccagggatcaaacatctgtcttgagaactttttttttttttggggggggggggcggtggcggATTTCATTCCATCAACCTAAACCAGATGGTATTTCCGATTCCAAGCACTTTCATACCCTTCCTTAACATGCTTTTATCAGGGATGGTTCAACTATGATTCAAGGTAAATGAAGGAAAAGCAGAAATTCCATCAAATGAAGAAAGTCAAGTATGGGTGTTTTGGGCCAAGGCAAGTGTATGTGCAGAACTGGGGCAATGCACAGAATTTTCCTAATAGAGCCATCATgtaggaaaagaatatttagtaGGACCTGGACTTCAGTTAGAGTTACAGACAGCTGTTTTAATATTCCTGCCCTGGATGAAAACTGCAAACTCAACAGATCACAATGTTGCCCCCAAACACTATGTGACACCATGTTGTGTGTTTTACATGGCTTCCAATCAATCTCCACAACCACCCTGGAGGGGGAGATCTTTCATTCCTCTTTGCAAAGGCAGCAGAAGCGACACAGGCTAAGCAGTATGCATTGTAAGAAGAGGCTCAGCAAGTGTGAAGTCTTGAAGCTACTCTAACAGTAGCtgcaagaaatgaagagaaagtgaGACTAAAAAGGCAGGAATgaagaaatagctgtgaaagacattcataaaatagaattttcaaaTAGGCAAAGTGACTTCAACTGGTGCATAAGCGATACCATCAACTTACCTTGAAAAACACAGAACAGGAATGCCAACAGATGCAATTCATTAAGGTTTCATTTTCTGCAGTGGTGGTAAACAATTTCTTTTGCCCAACAGTCATGTTTAAACATAACCCTCCACCACCAGGTGCGCATCTTTAAGGGCAATTAATAACCTACCACAGTCACTGTGTTAGGTTAGGAATCCAAGACTCAGTGCCAGGTTTGCTGGACTCCAAGCAGACCTACGACCATCCTGCCACCCCAGATAAAACCAAAGGCCACCAACACCAGGTTTTCACTCATTCACAGCATTTACTAACATCATATACAGGTTCTTGTCTCTAACAGTGGGGAGAGAACACCCTTTAAACAAGCTTGCTACAATACTGAAGGCAAGGGAGTGGGGTGGGTCAAGCCCCTACTGGGTGTTTACCACATCCAATTAATAATACCCAGCAAGTAACAGAACCCAAAATGTGCTCCAAAGACACTAAGCAGCTTTAAAATCTTATTACTATGAAGCAATAAACCCTTGCCCGACCCTCCCCCCTCATTACCTTGGCAACTTACTTGATTTGTGCCTCTGCTTCCTTTCATGCAGAATGGGCAAAACTGAACTTATTCCAAGTTTTTTGAGCACATTTTGTTAAGTGTTTAGAAGGCCACATCAGTTTAAATAAAAAAGGTCTTCCGGTTTTTAACACTCTACTGAGCACTGCTGCATGAATGGTCTAAACAGCTCAGGCTTCAAAGTTAAGTTCCTGATCCTCAAAATACATCTATTTATGATGCAATTAGGAATAATCAACTTTTCCTGAATTTAACTATAACGCAACAGATAATCTTAATTGTTCATTCATTATATCCCCCCCCAACAGGGATTTAATAGGCTATTTTCCAAGAagtaaaaatactttataaataatatctggcagtttattaaaaaaaaactgaacaactATCTTACacctttcaggaagaaaaaacactaaatttgaaaagacattaCCCACTGAATTTGGACACAACAACTCTACTCAATTAAGAGAAACATTTGTACAGTCCAGGTCTTTATTTTTACACCTATCAGGCCATGAATTCATAGGGGATGGGCTCCAACAGTTCGGGTTCCTTTCCATTGGTCCTCACAAAGTGTGCTTCTCTAGGTGGAGCAGGCTAAAAAAACACAAGGGAATAATTATATAAAGTACTGTAACTCAATTTTAAACTGCTCCCAGAACCAATAACACACTCAACACCAAAAAACCCTGCCAAGTACTCACCTGGCGCTTCAGCTGAACCCAAGTCCCTTTCTCTttggcttccttctttttctgatcattttcctTCACACGTTTCAGGAAGCTATCTCGGCTCTTAGAGTGCTTAATATGCTCAATACGCACAttaattctcttggcaagaatcttGCCCCTGGAGAAAAAAGAGCCTTGTAAGTGCTTCATCAAAAACACAGCCTAAATTCAGAGAATCCTTTCACGGGTTTCCCTCTAAACCATGAACCTCTACCCACAGACAGGATAAACCAACAAGATGATAGCAAATTTACAATCATTTATTAAATCTTGCTGAATTGGGTGTTGAGGCAAACATCCCCATTCATAACCTCTCTTCTGTGAGATGACAGACTGAAATACCAAATAATTTAAGCAAAACCAGACCACTAATAAAATGTACAACTTATTAAATTCTTACTTTCTGAAAACTCTAACTACTTAATTAACATACTGCATAAGACTTTAACACTGAAAGGTGCAAACTAAGTTTATTACAATGTTTCCTCTGACAGGTTACAAGACAAACACCCAGTTTGCCTGAGTTTTAAAAGGTTGTTTCCTTTGCCCCACTTGAATGACCAATAAAGACATAAGTCCAATTGGCAAAGTGAAAGGGGGTGTGAGGCAATACACAAATTGGACCTTACTTACTTAACTTGTTTGTTTACAATGATGCCAACAGCATGCTGGGTAACATTGTAGACTCTCCCTGTTTTGCCATGGTAACATTTGTGGGGCATTCCTTTTTGAACAGTACCCATTCCCTGTTTAGAAAGGAAATCAATGTTATACCAACAATTTCCCCTCTCCTTTTAAGCCCAAAGTAAGatattttaactttgttttttctttaaaaggcaaCTCAAGAGCTCTCAGAGCCGGTGAAATGTCATTTTCACGTTGCTTTAAGCAATCAAAAAGACAATCATCATTAAGCTCTGGAGTGCCAGGACACAGACACTCAAGTTCTtatgattccccccccccccaacacttTTCCACTAGCTGTTAAAAACAAGTAATGAGAAAATTCTTAAGActcaaaaatagcattttaaaagcttgtttttgaaagtgaaattacAATAGCGATTCCACACTCTAAGGAGCTCCTTCTCAGTAAATGGAATGGATTTCCACTCAATTAGGAAGATAAAAAAGATGTAATACACACTGTTCAAATTTCAATATTAAACACAACTTTTCTAACTTCTAATGTTATTCTGTGGTTAATTCTCCAgttttctaatttaccttgatatCTACAATATCACCCTTCCTGTAGATTCGCATGTATGTGGCCAAAGGAACAACtcctgcaaaaagaaaaaaaagtcaatattgAGAGTAAAAGAAATACTTACTATCTTCAACACACTACTTTTTGGCTTTTAGAAGTACTTTATCTTGATAGCCAACaatttagaaattatatataaaatgcatgttttatatttattaaaaggcAGATGCTGATTAATCAGTGTCATTTATTAAGAACACACTGTATGAACTGCAACACACAGGCAATAAACCAGGAGGGCAGCTCCACTCACCATGTTTTCTGAAAGGCCTGGAGAACATGTAGCGGGTGCCCCGCCTCTTTCCCTTTGTGTTGGTCATCTTGGCGAATCACTGAAACCAGAAAGCACAGAACACTCAAACACGGTGTCAACATTGCCATCTTCTCCTTTAACCAAAAAACATGTAATTACAAATGCACTCATTTCAGTAGCAACATCAGAATTAGGCAACCATCTACAAGGTTAGCTCACCAATCAATAGCTCTTATAAAAGGGGAAGCAGCAGTAATTTTACCAAGATTTTTGCCAAAATCGCCGAAAGTCTAAGAAGCAGAACTGGATTTCAGAATCCAAACCAGCACTTTCCCTACGAGAATATAAAAACACAACAGACCCTGGCATACTATTTCTGAGACTGCCAAGAGCACTGGAATTACTAGAAGGCAAAGCACAAAACTCAgtcttttatttttgcatattggATAACCCCCCCTTTCAACCTACAGGTTTCTCTTATACAGCATCTATCAACTTATCAAAAATCTCTAACTCACTTCACATATCTAATTACTCAGTTGTTTACCAGGAAATGTAAGGTTTATCTACATGCTGTTTaacttttcactgtttcccaaaaGGTCAAAATAATGGTTTTAATTGCTTCAGATCACCCAAGAGAACTACCATTGCTGGCAACGACTCCTACCACAAGGAGATCACAAGTTAGAACACAGTGTTCTAACCTAATCAATCTCTCAATGTTACCATATCTTCAAAAGAAGTGACTCCCAAGAATCTTTTTCATATGACTTGCCTGGCAAGAAAGCAGAATAATGTTTTAGCTAACCCATCAAAGTTAAACCACTGTGCACACTCTTACTTCACATTCTACTAATtactctgtaatggtctatatgggaaaagaatatttaaaaaaaagacatatgtatatgtataactgattcactctgctgtacactacAAACATAACATTGCAAATTGACTGACTATATgcctataaaaacatttt encodes:
- the RPL21 gene encoding large ribosomal subunit protein eL21, giving the protein MTNTKGKRRGTRYMFSRPFRKHGVVPLATYMRIYRKGDIVDIKGMGTVQKGMPHKCYHGKTGRVYNVTQHAVGIIVNKQVKGKILAKRINVRIEHIKHSKSRDSFLKRVKENDQKKKEAKEKGTWVQLKRQPAPPREAHFVRTNGKEPELLEPIPYEFMA